Proteins encoded within one genomic window of Streptomyces sp. NBC_01314:
- a CDS encoding thiamine pyrophosphate-dependent enzyme, with amino-acid sequence MATAGTARTIKDSTFEVLRQYGLTTLFSNPGSTEVGFLADLPADIEFVLALHEGSVVGMATGYALKSGRPALVLLHTTAGYGNAVSALATARANRAPLVVIVGQQDRRHLAHEPFLAGRLDGLAGEYPVWQHTPARAQDVPGAIARAWHEARNGRGPAVVVVPMDDWHAEADPDAVLAAPAALHGTRSADGPAVDALAEMLRGATAPCLVAGAGNDSPEGWGSLTALAERLDCPVWQESFGARAGFPQDHRLFAGHLPSARSGLRAALAGHDAVLAVGAPVFRQYPYEQGTFVAPGTRLAVITDDPEEAHRSPVELAVLADPADTVRRLTVALPAATGTPRPPMRSLAPPAPPADGEPLRAAHVLAALADRLAPDAVVVEETPSSRPDLHALLPARAPFGFLSAAMGGLGFAMPAAIGVRMADPGRPVVAVIGDGSSLYSVQALWSAAHYGTGVLFVILANGRYAIMDRLSERAGSAAPAWPAFGELSVSGLARGLGCPAERVDSHAALLSVLDKVLPDLAGRQKPLVLEVAVEADPEFRS; translated from the coding sequence GTGGCAACAGCCGGAACGGCCCGGACGATCAAGGACTCGACCTTTGAGGTCCTGCGCCAGTACGGACTCACAACGCTGTTCAGCAATCCGGGTTCGACAGAGGTCGGCTTCCTCGCCGACCTGCCGGCCGATATCGAGTTCGTCCTCGCACTGCACGAGGGTTCGGTGGTTGGTATGGCCACCGGATACGCGCTGAAGAGCGGTCGGCCGGCGCTGGTGCTGCTGCACACGACCGCCGGGTACGGCAACGCCGTGAGCGCGCTGGCGACCGCGCGGGCGAACCGGGCGCCGCTGGTGGTGATCGTCGGCCAGCAGGACCGGCGGCACCTCGCCCATGAGCCGTTCCTGGCCGGGCGGTTGGACGGGCTGGCCGGGGAGTACCCGGTGTGGCAGCACACCCCGGCGCGGGCGCAGGACGTGCCGGGTGCCATCGCCCGGGCGTGGCACGAGGCGCGGAACGGCCGGGGCCCGGCGGTGGTGGTCGTACCGATGGACGACTGGCATGCCGAGGCGGACCCGGACGCGGTCCTGGCCGCACCGGCGGCACTGCACGGGACCCGCAGCGCCGACGGCCCGGCGGTCGACGCACTCGCGGAGATGCTGCGCGGGGCCACCGCACCGTGCCTGGTGGCGGGCGCCGGGAACGACTCGCCGGAGGGGTGGGGGAGCCTGACGGCGCTGGCGGAACGGCTGGACTGCCCGGTGTGGCAGGAGTCGTTCGGGGCCCGGGCAGGCTTCCCGCAGGATCACCGGCTCTTCGCCGGGCACCTGCCCTCGGCCCGGTCGGGGCTGCGGGCGGCGCTGGCCGGGCACGACGCCGTACTGGCCGTGGGGGCACCGGTGTTCCGGCAGTATCCGTACGAGCAGGGCACCTTCGTGGCACCCGGTACCCGGCTCGCCGTGATCACCGACGACCCGGAGGAGGCCCACCGCAGCCCGGTGGAGCTGGCGGTGCTGGCCGACCCGGCTGACACCGTGCGGCGTCTGACCGTCGCGCTTCCCGCCGCCACGGGCACGCCCCGGCCGCCCATGAGGAGCCTGGCACCGCCTGCCCCGCCCGCCGACGGCGAGCCGCTGCGCGCGGCGCACGTGCTGGCGGCCCTGGCCGACCGGCTCGCCCCGGACGCGGTGGTCGTGGAGGAGACCCCGTCCAGCCGGCCTGACCTGCACGCGCTGCTGCCCGCCCGCGCCCCGTTCGGCTTTCTCAGCGCCGCCATGGGGGGCCTCGGCTTCGCGATGCCGGCCGCGATCGGCGTACGGATGGCGGATCCCGGGCGGCCGGTGGTGGCCGTCATCGGCGACGGGTCGTCGCTGTACTCGGTCCAGGCGCTGTGGAGTGCCGCGCACTACGGCACCGGCGTGCTGTTCGTCATTCTGGCCAACGGCCGATACGCGATCATGGACCGCCTCTCGGAACGCGCGGGCTCGGCCGCCCCCGCCTGGCCGGCGTTCGGCGAGTTGAGCGTGTCGGGACTGGCGCGCGGGCTGGGCTGCCCGGCCGAGCGGGTCGACAGCCACGCCGCCCTGCTGTCCGTACTCGACAAGGTGCTGCCGGACCTCGCCGGGCGGCAGAAGCCGCTGGTGCTCGAAGTGGCCGTCGAGGCCGATCCCGAATTCCGTTCGTAG
- the katG gene encoding catalase/peroxidase HPI has product MSGSESENPAIASPTPTPTRPRTNRDWWPNQLDLQILHQHSSRSNPMDEDFDYAREFATLDLDALKQDVFDVMTTSQEWWPADYGHYGPLFIRMSWHAAGTYRIADGRGGGGSGAQRFAPLNSWPDNASLDKARRLLWPVKQKYGQKISWADLLVFAGNCAMESMGFKTFGFGFGREDIWEPEEIFWGPEDIWLGDERYSGDRELAGPFGAVQMGLIYVNPEGPNGNPDPMAAARDIRETFARMAMNDEETVALIVGGHTFGKCHGAVDPTYIGPEPEAAPVEQQGLGWWNTYGGGKGTDALTSGLEGAWTSEPTRWDNGYLDNLFRYEWELTTSPAGAKQWTPTDPSAKGTVPDAHDPSRRHAPMMLTTDLALKLDPVYGPISKSFHENPDNLAEGFAKAWYKLLHRDMGPVTRYLGQWVPEPQLWQDPVPEVDHELVVAEDVAALKSRIVDSGLSISQLVTTAWASAASFRGTDKRGGANGARIRLAPQRDWEVNHLPEVAEVLRKLEQIQQDFNRSHAGGTRVSLADLIVLGGCAAVEQAAKNAGYDITVPFAPGRTDASQEQTDVESFAVLEPRADGFRNYVRAGEKLSPETLLLDRANLLTLTAPEMTALIGGMRILKTGYKRSSHGVFTHRPETLTNDFFVNLLDMGTEWKASTSDENVFEGRDRATGEFKWTATAVDLIFGSHSQLRAVSEVYASQDAGHKFVRDFVAAWDKVMTLDRFDLV; this is encoded by the coding sequence GTGTCCGGTAGCGAAAGCGAGAACCCGGCAATCGCCTCTCCGACCCCCACGCCGACTCGGCCCAGGACGAACCGGGACTGGTGGCCGAATCAGCTGGACCTTCAAATTCTCCACCAACACTCGTCCCGCTCCAATCCGATGGACGAGGACTTCGACTACGCGAGAGAGTTCGCGACCCTCGACCTCGACGCACTGAAGCAGGACGTCTTCGACGTGATGACGACGTCACAGGAATGGTGGCCTGCCGACTACGGCCACTACGGGCCGCTCTTCATCCGGATGAGTTGGCACGCCGCGGGCACGTACCGTATCGCCGACGGCCGGGGCGGTGGCGGCAGCGGCGCTCAGCGCTTCGCCCCCCTGAACAGTTGGCCGGACAACGCGAGCCTCGACAAGGCGCGCCGTTTGCTGTGGCCGGTCAAGCAGAAGTACGGACAGAAAATCTCCTGGGCCGACCTTCTGGTTTTCGCCGGTAACTGTGCCATGGAATCGATGGGATTCAAGACGTTCGGGTTCGGATTCGGGCGAGAGGACATCTGGGAACCCGAGGAGATCTTCTGGGGGCCCGAGGACATCTGGCTCGGAGATGAGCGCTACAGCGGCGACAGGGAACTCGCCGGCCCCTTCGGTGCCGTGCAGATGGGACTGATCTACGTCAATCCGGAGGGGCCCAACGGAAACCCGGATCCGATGGCCGCCGCCCGGGACATTCGCGAGACATTCGCGCGCATGGCGATGAACGACGAGGAGACGGTCGCGCTCATCGTCGGCGGCCACACCTTCGGCAAGTGTCATGGTGCGGTCGATCCCACGTACATCGGCCCGGAACCCGAGGCCGCACCCGTCGAGCAACAGGGTCTCGGCTGGTGGAACACGTACGGCGGCGGCAAGGGCACCGACGCGCTCACCAGTGGGCTCGAGGGCGCATGGACCTCCGAGCCGACCCGGTGGGACAACGGGTACCTGGACAACCTGTTCAGGTACGAGTGGGAGCTGACGACGAGCCCCGCCGGTGCCAAGCAGTGGACTCCCACGGATCCTTCGGCCAAGGGCACGGTGCCCGATGCTCATGATCCGTCGAGGAGGCACGCTCCGATGATGCTGACGACGGACCTCGCGCTGAAGCTGGATCCGGTCTACGGCCCGATCTCGAAGAGCTTCCACGAGAACCCGGACAACCTCGCGGAAGGCTTCGCCAAGGCGTGGTACAAGCTGTTGCACCGCGACATGGGACCCGTCACGCGCTACCTCGGCCAGTGGGTTCCCGAGCCGCAACTGTGGCAGGACCCCGTCCCCGAGGTCGATCACGAACTCGTCGTGGCCGAGGACGTCGCCGCTCTCAAGAGCAGGATCGTAGACTCGGGGCTGTCCATCTCCCAGCTGGTCACCACCGCTTGGGCGTCGGCGGCGAGCTTCCGCGGCACCGACAAGCGGGGCGGGGCCAACGGGGCACGGATTCGCCTCGCGCCGCAACGGGACTGGGAGGTCAACCACCTGCCCGAGGTGGCCGAGGTGCTGCGGAAGCTGGAGCAGATCCAGCAGGACTTCAACCGCTCACATGCCGGCGGCACGAGGGTCTCGCTCGCCGACCTCATCGTCCTGGGCGGGTGCGCGGCCGTCGAGCAGGCCGCGAAGAACGCCGGTTACGACATCACGGTCCCGTTCGCGCCGGGACGCACGGACGCCTCGCAGGAACAGACCGACGTGGAGTCCTTCGCCGTGCTGGAACCCAGGGCCGACGGATTCCGGAACTACGTCCGCGCGGGAGAGAAGCTGTCGCCGGAGACCCTCCTGCTGGACCGCGCCAACCTGTTGACGCTGACCGCCCCCGAGATGACGGCACTGATCGGCGGCATGCGGATCCTGAAAACCGGATACAAGCGATCCTCGCACGGCGTCTTCACTCACCGGCCGGAGACACTGACCAACGACTTCTTCGTCAACCTGCTCGACATGGGCACGGAGTGGAAGGCGTCGACTTCGGACGAGAACGTGTTCGAAGGCCGGGATCGCGCCACGGGCGAGTTCAAGTGGACCGCCACCGCGGTCGACCTCATCTTCGGATCACACTCTCAGCTCCGAGCCGTCTCGGAGGTCTACGCGTCCCAGGACGCGGGACACAAGTTCGTGCGTGACTTCGTGGCCGCGTGGGACAAGGTGATGACCCTCGATCGGTTCGACCTGGTCTGA
- a CDS encoding isochorismatase family protein, with protein MFVTSRGLIIVDVQKDFCEGGSVPVAGGARIASTIADLVERSAGRNYEYVVATRDHHIDPGSHFSEHPDFKDSFPVHCVAGGEGGEFHPNFAPAVTSGKVDAVFFKGAHSASKSGFEGADEQGTSLADWLRERGVEAVDVVGIATDHCVRATALDAVKAGFRARVRLDYSVGVAQDTTAATLEDFRQAGVTVSGRVPA; from the coding sequence GTGTTCGTGACGAGCCGAGGCTTGATCATCGTGGATGTGCAGAAAGACTTCTGTGAGGGAGGCAGCGTGCCCGTCGCGGGAGGTGCGCGGATCGCCTCGACCATCGCGGACCTGGTCGAGCGCAGTGCGGGGCGTAACTATGAGTACGTCGTGGCTACCCGCGATCATCACATCGATCCGGGCAGCCACTTCTCCGAACACCCGGACTTCAAGGACAGCTTCCCCGTCCACTGCGTAGCCGGAGGCGAAGGCGGCGAGTTCCACCCCAACTTCGCCCCCGCCGTCACCAGCGGCAAGGTCGACGCCGTCTTCTTCAAAGGCGCGCACAGCGCCTCCAAGAGCGGCTTCGAAGGCGCCGACGAACAGGGCACCTCTCTGGCCGACTGGCTCCGTGAGCGCGGAGTGGAGGCCGTCGACGTGGTAGGTATCGCCACCGACCACTGCGTACGCGCGACCGCGCTGGACGCGGTGAAGGCCGGCTTCCGGGCACGCGTACGCCTGGACTACTCCGTCGGTGTCGCCCAGGACACCACGGCAGCCACCCTTGAGGACTTCCGCCAGGCCGGCGTCACCGTCTCCGGACGTGTCCCCGCATAA
- a CDS encoding amidase family protein, with translation MNSVRHVEELLARAERTAGLGAFVTLSADRALAEAHEADRSSPRGPLHGLPLAVKDNIHVAGLPNTAGSRVLADFVPAQDAAAVARLREAGAIVLGKTNMHELAFGATSANGPFGPVRNPADPDRFAGGSSGGTAAAIACGAAPAGLGTDTGGSVRIPAALTGIAALRPTAGRYPGTGVTPLSRTTRDTVGPMAPTVTVLALLDAVLAADPAPAEPPPARDVTLAVPEHHFTEPLHAHTAAVWGHSLDVLRRAGVRLVPVRLADVETAEELAGFPITLYEAARQLPGYLRKATGRDLADCLSLITDPDVRTVLAEVVLDGAPRAVTPVEYEAALRVRERVLVEGYRRIFRTSGADALLFPTTPLPAGLIGEETVRVRIGGSLRPTFQTYIRNTGPGSIAGLPGITVPALPRPPLGGAPVPDQALPVGLALDGAWGTDRKLLGLGMLLEQLLRAEAEAEGDRTRT, from the coding sequence ATGAACAGTGTTCGGCACGTGGAAGAGCTGCTCGCCCGCGCCGAGCGAACGGCCGGGCTGGGCGCCTTCGTCACGTTGTCCGCCGACCGGGCGCTCGCCGAGGCCCACGAGGCGGACCGCAGCTCGCCGCGTGGCCCGCTGCACGGCCTTCCGCTGGCCGTCAAGGACAACATCCACGTGGCCGGGCTGCCGAACACGGCGGGTTCCAGAGTGCTCGCGGACTTCGTACCCGCCCAGGACGCGGCAGCGGTCGCCCGGCTGCGCGAAGCCGGGGCGATCGTTCTGGGCAAGACGAACATGCACGAGCTGGCCTTCGGCGCGACCAGCGCGAACGGCCCGTTCGGCCCCGTACGCAACCCGGCGGATCCGGACCGTTTCGCCGGCGGGAGCAGCGGCGGCACGGCGGCGGCGATCGCCTGCGGAGCCGCACCGGCGGGCCTGGGGACCGATACCGGAGGCTCGGTGCGCATCCCGGCCGCGCTGACCGGCATCGCCGCCCTGCGACCGACCGCCGGCCGCTATCCGGGCACAGGGGTCACCCCGCTGTCCCGGACGACCCGCGACACGGTCGGCCCCATGGCGCCGACCGTCACCGTCCTGGCCCTCCTCGACGCGGTACTGGCCGCCGATCCGGCCCCTGCCGAACCGCCGCCCGCCCGTGACGTCACGCTCGCCGTCCCCGAGCACCACTTCACGGAGCCGCTGCATGCGCACACCGCCGCCGTCTGGGGGCACAGCCTGGACGTGCTGCGCCGCGCCGGGGTCCGGCTGGTTCCCGTACGGCTCGCGGACGTCGAGACAGCCGAAGAGCTGGCTGGATTCCCCATCACCCTGTACGAGGCCGCCCGGCAGCTGCCGGGGTATCTACGGAAGGCCACCGGACGCGACCTCGCCGACTGTCTGTCCCTGATCACCGACCCGGACGTCCGCACCGTCCTGGCCGAGGTCGTCCTCGACGGAGCCCCGAGGGCAGTCACTCCGGTGGAGTACGAGGCCGCGCTGCGGGTCCGCGAACGGGTGTTGGTCGAGGGCTACCGGCGGATCTTCCGGACGTCGGGCGCCGACGCGCTGCTGTTCCCCACCACACCGCTGCCCGCCGGGCTGATCGGCGAAGAGACCGTCCGGGTTCGGATCGGCGGCAGCCTCAGGCCGACATTCCAGACATACATCCGCAATACGGGACCGGGCAGCATCGCCGGCCTGCCCGGCATCACCGTGCCGGCCCTTCCCCGGCCACCGCTGGGAGGCGCCCCCGTTCCGGACCAGGCACTGCCGGTCGGCCTGGCCCTCGACGGGGCCTGGGGTACCGACCGGAAGCTGCTGGGCCTCGGCATGCTGCTGGAACAGCTCCTGAGAGCAGAAGCAGAAGCAGAAGGAGACCGGACACGGACATGA
- a CDS encoding IclR family transcriptional regulator, whose protein sequence is MGEARGSGSEPGEPDAPKPSVQTLDRGLRLLELIALSHEPLALAELSQRMGLHRSIIYRLLRTLQDHRLIAHTPQGYVLGTRAQSLGRRTLPVLQRIAKPEIAKLAARVGLTAFFVVRDGDEAVTLVSVEVESARSRSVYTPGDRHPLTLGSPGIAMLAAEPPRADERPEITRARAAGYATSRSEVVLGLGSLAAPVVSPSGNAVASVSIVYTVERPGHAEIEAVLDTARVITGRLHTALSTGAVLPGVG, encoded by the coding sequence ATGGGCGAAGCGCGAGGAAGCGGCAGCGAACCGGGCGAGCCGGATGCCCCCAAGCCCTCCGTTCAGACCCTGGACCGGGGGCTGCGGCTGCTTGAGCTGATCGCGCTGTCGCACGAGCCGCTGGCGCTGGCCGAGCTGAGTCAGCGGATGGGGCTGCACCGGTCGATCATCTACCGCCTGCTGCGCACTCTCCAGGACCACCGCCTGATCGCGCACACCCCGCAGGGATACGTGCTCGGCACGCGCGCCCAGTCACTGGGCCGCCGCACGCTCCCCGTACTCCAGCGGATCGCCAAACCCGAGATCGCCAAGCTCGCCGCCCGCGTCGGGCTGACCGCGTTCTTCGTCGTCCGCGACGGTGACGAGGCGGTCACTCTCGTCTCCGTCGAGGTGGAGAGCGCCCGCTCCCGCTCCGTCTACACCCCAGGTGACCGGCACCCCCTCACCCTCGGCTCTCCCGGCATCGCCATGCTCGCCGCCGAACCCCCGCGCGCCGACGAACGCCCCGAGATCACCCGGGCCCGCGCCGCCGGCTACGCCACCAGCCGCAGCGAGGTCGTCCTCGGCCTCGGCTCCCTCGCCGCCCCTGTCGTCTCACCCTCCGGCAACGCCGTCGCATCCGTCTCCATCGTGTACACCGTCGAACGCCCAGGTCACGCCGAGATCGAGGCCGTCCTCGACACCGCTCGGGTGATCACCGGGCGTCTGCACACGGCTCTGTCCACGGGGGCGGTCCTGCCGGGCGTCGGCTGA
- a CDS encoding malate dehydrogenase: protein MMKVVIIGGAGGIGSSAAFNLLSAPGTYEIVLVDTRPNMITSHVMDQENALALGATPDTVRGGTPEDTLDADVVVLSAAVPLRLNSSRSVFLADNAAIVGQCLRPLKDSGFGGVVLMLTNPVDALMTWVHRQGWLPRHRLIGYTLNDSLRLRTGIAYALGIHPRNVDAWMIGEHGEGQVPLYSRITVGGEPVVLTTEQRAAAEEYADNWYARHVALDSGRTSTWTTGLGTARLIEAIATDSGTVLPASVVLDGEYGVHGASLGVPVELGRDGVRRVVEWDLTPGELHDMQQAAVRVEATVADLDDVSAAR, encoded by the coding sequence ATGATGAAGGTCGTCATCATCGGGGGCGCGGGCGGCATCGGCTCGTCCGCCGCGTTCAACCTGCTGTCCGCGCCGGGCACGTACGAGATCGTCCTGGTCGACACCAGGCCCAACATGATCACCAGCCATGTGATGGACCAGGAGAACGCGCTCGCGCTCGGCGCGACGCCCGACACCGTTCGCGGCGGCACGCCCGAGGACACGCTCGACGCGGACGTCGTCGTGCTCAGCGCCGCCGTACCGCTGCGGCTGAACTCCTCGCGGTCGGTCTTTCTCGCCGACAACGCGGCGATCGTCGGTCAGTGCTTGCGGCCCTTGAAGGATTCCGGCTTCGGCGGTGTCGTACTGATGCTGACCAATCCCGTGGACGCGCTCATGACCTGGGTGCACCGGCAGGGCTGGCTGCCTCGGCACCGGCTGATCGGCTACACGCTCAACGACAGCCTGCGCCTGCGCACCGGTATCGCGTATGCCCTGGGCATCCACCCCAGGAACGTCGACGCCTGGATGATCGGCGAGCACGGCGAGGGCCAGGTCCCGCTCTACAGCCGGATCACCGTCGGCGGCGAGCCCGTCGTCCTCACCACCGAACAGCGGGCAGCGGCCGAGGAGTACGCCGACAACTGGTACGCCCGGCATGTGGCGCTCGACTCGGGCCGTACCTCCACCTGGACCACTGGACTGGGCACCGCGCGGCTGATCGAAGCCATCGCGACCGACAGCGGGACCGTCCTGCCCGCGTCGGTCGTCCTGGACGGTGAGTACGGAGTGCACGGGGCGAGTCTCGGTGTGCCCGTGGAGCTGGGCCGCGACGGGGTACGCCGGGTTGTCGAGTGGGACCTCACGCCCGGCGAACTGCACGACATGCAGCAGGCGGCCGTACGAGTGGAGGCCACCGTGGCCGACCTGGACGACGTGTCCGCCGCCCGCTGA
- a CDS encoding nitrilase-related carbon-nitrogen hydrolase, which produces MAKTVDLIAEAARGGAAIIAFPEVWIPGSPHFLWLGPVAGQVPFVGRCHANALTVDGPEPTAIRRAARSHGITVALGYSEKSYGSLHISRTVIASDGSVLLHRRKLKPTHVERALFGEVTAATSRSSTPPGAARRSPPRRARPAAQRVRPVRAGRGTPHRLPALLRPRRDFAHQLSAEANTAATQVYAIEGGSFVLMATQVISPAGIDLFATTDEQRRLLSAGGGCSRIHRPDSRMITKELDEGEEGLVHAGIDLDAIVIAKNAYDPAGHHARPDATYLVHHREPRRAVVPGDRGNLLLAGGFGRRVRCRYGRSARKRQRTGRAGCPQALRSDPGPGAAAA; this is translated from the coding sequence GTGGCGAAGACCGTCGACCTCATCGCCGAGGCGGCCCGGGGCGGCGCCGCGATCATCGCCTTCCCGGAGGTGTGGATCCCGGGCTCCCCGCACTTCCTGTGGCTGGGACCGGTGGCCGGCCAGGTCCCCTTCGTCGGCCGCTGCCATGCCAACGCCCTGACGGTGGACGGCCCCGAGCCGACCGCCATCCGCCGGGCCGCCCGCAGTCATGGCATCACCGTCGCCCTCGGCTACAGCGAGAAGTCGTACGGCAGCCTCCACATCAGCCGGACGGTGATCGCCTCCGACGGCAGCGTGCTCCTGCACCGCCGCAAGCTCAAGCCCACCCACGTCGAGCGCGCCCTCTTCGGCGAGGTGACGGCAGCGACCTCAAGGTCGTCGACTCCCCCTGGGGCGGCTCGGCGCTCTCCACCGCGCCGAGCACGTCCAGCCGCTCAGCGAGTACGCCCCGTACGCGCAGGGCGAGGAACTCCACATCGCCTCCCGGCCCTGCTTCGGCCTCGCCGCGACTTCGCCCACCAGCTCAGCGCCGAGGCCAACACCGCCGCCACCCAGGTCTACGCCATCGAAGGCGGCTCCTTCGTCCTCATGGCGACCCAGGTGATCAGCCCGGCCGGCATCGACCTGTTCGCCACCACGGACGAGCAACGCCGCCTGCTGTCCGCCGGCGGCGGCTGTTCCCGGATCCACCGACCGGACAGCCGCATGATCACCAAGGAGCTGGACGAGGGCGAGGAGGGGCTGGTCCACGCCGGCATCGACCTCGACGCGATCGTCATCGCGAAGAACGCGTACGACCCGGCCGGTCACCACGCGCGCCCCGACGCGACCTACCTGGTCCACCATCGCGAGCCACGCCGAGCGGTCGTGCCGGGAGACCGAGGCAACCTTCTCCTAGCTGGAGGGTTCGGAAGGCGCGTAAGGTGCCGGTATGGGCGAAGCGCGAGGAAGCGGCAGCGAACCGGGCGAGCCGGATGCCCCCAAGCCCTCCGTTCAGACCCTGGACCGGGGGCTGCGGCTGCTTGA
- a CDS encoding VOC family protein, with product MFGQSQAFSGFAVDDLGEARRFYGETLGLQVEETGEGDMRMLTLTLGSGARVFVYPKETHTPATFTLLNFPVDDIEAAVSELERRGVNVERYSEFDHDEKGIVRVGGGGPAAIAWFTDPAGNVLSVLQEN from the coding sequence ATGTTCGGACAGTCGCAGGCGTTCAGCGGCTTCGCGGTCGACGACCTCGGCGAGGCCCGCAGGTTCTACGGTGAGACTCTCGGTCTCCAGGTCGAGGAGACCGGGGAGGGGGACATGAGGATGCTGACCCTCACACTCGGCAGCGGCGCGCGTGTCTTCGTCTATCCGAAGGAGACGCACACCCCCGCGACGTTCACGCTTCTCAACTTCCCCGTGGACGACATCGAGGCCGCCGTCAGTGAACTGGAGCGGCGCGGCGTGAACGTTGAGCGCTACAGCGAATTCGACCACGACGAGAAGGGCATCGTCCGTGTCGGTGGCGGCGGTCCTGCGGCGATCGCGTGGTTCACCGACCCGGCCGGGAACGTTCTCTCCGTGCTCCAGGAGAATTGA
- a CDS encoding helix-turn-helix domain-containing protein, translating into MTVPIVSRVSTQSVDPADRIDFWEEHNRRALVGLTCSSYSEQGLLATETNIELGDLRLAEISGNEHVIERTPRTCQALPKDSVFVSLLTAGRGVFFHEGGCHTLQTGDLILYDTRRSYLFGFPTPMRQLLVDIPREVFATRCASGDVSAPMLLGRGSAVEGALASALQAVLAGWATGPESDDSISTQDTVLDLVRTLAAPRLDGGSAPPAALSQLAVAKDFIDRHLADPGLSAGRVAEAIGVSARHLSRIFQPTGVSPSRHILEQRLDKARQALADPGSRHLTIADVAHRWGFASQAHFTRVFRSRFGRTPGKTRPFLM; encoded by the coding sequence GTGACCGTACCCATCGTCTCCCGTGTGTCCACGCAGTCGGTCGATCCGGCGGATCGTATCGACTTCTGGGAGGAACACAACCGACGGGCGCTGGTGGGCTTGACCTGCTCTTCCTACTCGGAGCAGGGTCTGCTGGCCACGGAGACGAACATCGAGCTGGGTGATCTGCGACTGGCCGAGATCTCCGGCAACGAACACGTCATCGAGCGGACTCCGCGGACGTGTCAGGCGCTGCCGAAGGACTCCGTCTTCGTCTCGTTGCTGACAGCGGGCCGCGGGGTGTTCTTCCACGAGGGCGGCTGCCACACCCTGCAGACGGGCGACCTGATCCTCTATGACACGCGCCGGTCGTACCTGTTCGGGTTTCCCACCCCGATGCGCCAGCTGTTGGTGGACATCCCCCGCGAGGTGTTCGCCACGCGGTGCGCCTCCGGCGACGTGTCGGCGCCGATGCTGCTCGGCAGGGGGTCGGCGGTCGAGGGTGCGCTCGCTTCCGCGCTGCAGGCGGTACTGGCCGGCTGGGCCACGGGGCCGGAGAGCGATGACTCGATCAGCACCCAGGACACTGTGCTGGACCTCGTCCGTACGCTGGCCGCACCCAGGCTGGATGGTGGTTCCGCGCCGCCTGCCGCACTCTCCCAGCTGGCCGTGGCCAAGGACTTCATAGACCGGCACCTGGCCGACCCCGGGCTGAGCGCAGGGCGGGTGGCCGAGGCGATCGGAGTGTCGGCCCGGCACCTCAGCCGTATCTTCCAGCCGACCGGGGTGAGCCCCTCCCGCCACATTCTCGAACAGCGGCTGGACAAGGCCCGGCAGGCGCTCGCCGATCCCGGCTCACGCCATCTGACGATCGCCGATGTCGCCCATCGCTGGGGCTTCGCCAGCCAGGCTCACTTCACCCGGGTCTTTCGGAGCCGTTTCGGCCGGACTCCTGGCAAGACGCGCCCGTTCCTCATGTGA
- a CDS encoding SDR family NAD(P)-dependent oxidoreductase, with protein sequence MTTGLVPDLFAGQCVLVTGGTSGIGAATADLLAELGAEVHALGLPPADVDELPRHKRVDIVEQDVTDRDGLVGRIAAYDRIDHLVACAGLSRDRDEYDLGWWDQVLEVNLTSAMVACQAARPLLASQGGSIVTVSSMFGFFGSRDRPAYSASKGGVSQLTRSLAAEYAADGIRVNAVAPGFVTTPLARGLLDDPDAAQAVLARVPLGRFGRPQEIASVIAFLCSPAASYVNGAVLPVDGGYLAV encoded by the coding sequence ATGACCACCGGACTCGTCCCCGACCTCTTCGCCGGCCAGTGCGTCCTGGTGACCGGAGGCACCTCCGGCATCGGCGCGGCCACCGCCGACCTGCTCGCCGAACTCGGAGCCGAGGTGCACGCCCTCGGGCTGCCGCCGGCCGACGTCGACGAACTGCCTCGCCACAAGCGAGTCGACATCGTGGAGCAGGACGTCACGGACCGGGACGGCCTCGTCGGCCGGATCGCGGCCTACGACCGTATCGACCACCTCGTCGCCTGCGCCGGGCTCAGCCGGGACCGCGACGAATACGACCTCGGATGGTGGGACCAGGTGCTGGAGGTCAACCTCACCTCGGCCATGGTCGCGTGCCAGGCGGCACGCCCGCTGCTCGCCAGCCAGGGCGGCAGCATCGTCACCGTCTCGTCGATGTTCGGTTTCTTCGGCAGCCGAGACAGGCCGGCCTACAGCGCCAGCAAGGGCGGCGTCTCCCAGCTGACCCGGTCCCTGGCTGCCGAGTACGCCGCGGACGGCATCCGTGTGAACGCGGTGGCACCGGGCTTCGTCACCACTCCGCTTGCCCGCGGTCTGCTCGACGACCCTGACGCCGCGCAGGCAGTGCTCGCGAGAGTCCCGCTCGGACGGTTCGGCCGGCCGCAGGAGATCGCGTCAGTGATCGCCTTCCTGTGCTCGCCCGCCGCCTCCTACGTCAACGGCGCGGTCCTCCCGGTCGACGGCGGCTACCTGGCCGTCTGA